A stretch of the Neptunomonas phycophila genome encodes the following:
- a CDS encoding restriction endonuclease subunit S, which produces MVDKYNSYSSHKPTNYIWIDEIPESWSLVELKRYSHVVGGYAFNSDSFVDAGTAVIRIGDIKKDGSVSLAACKYISSKTVNSFNQYAVNRGDLLMAMTGATIGKAGWYTSHEPALLNQRVGAFRYDQKNLNYRFYWYVLNSLGYQEYIQLTAFGGAQPNISDSGMVGYKTALPKLIEQQQIANFLDHETAKIDTLIDKQQQLIKLLKEKRQAVISHAVTKGLNPNAPMKDSGVEWLGEVPEHWDIKRLRFAGLCQNGINIGAEYFGTGFPFVSYGDVYNNKTLPKSGSGLVQSSEADRKNYSVVSGDIFFTRTSETIEEIGFSSVCFHTIKDAVFAGFLIRFRPSYGKLYSGFSKYYFQNISLRSFFVKEMNLVTRASLSQDLLKKMTILLPSEYEQKAIAQYLDKKCGTIDLLIQKALFSIELAKERRTALISAAVTGKIDVRNFKAGDTHVA; this is translated from the coding sequence ATGGTAGATAAATATAACTCTTACTCGTCGCACAAACCTACAAATTATATTTGGATAGATGAGATTCCTGAATCTTGGAGTCTAGTTGAATTGAAAAGGTACTCGCATGTCGTGGGAGGCTACGCGTTTAATAGTGATTCTTTTGTTGATGCTGGTACAGCTGTTATTAGAATAGGGGACATAAAGAAGGATGGCTCTGTTTCCTTAGCCGCATGCAAATACATATCGAGTAAAACTGTAAATAGTTTCAATCAGTATGCCGTCAATAGGGGAGACCTTTTAATGGCTATGACTGGTGCTACGATCGGCAAGGCGGGCTGGTATACATCACATGAACCAGCTTTACTGAATCAGAGGGTAGGTGCATTCAGATATGATCAAAAAAATTTAAATTACAGGTTTTATTGGTATGTTTTGAATAGCCTAGGTTATCAAGAGTACATTCAACTAACAGCTTTTGGTGGTGCACAACCAAATATAAGCGACTCAGGAATGGTCGGTTATAAAACAGCCCTACCAAAGTTAATCGAACAACAACAAATCGCCAACTTCCTCGACCATGAAACCGCTAAGATCGACACCCTGATTGACAAGCAGCAGCAACTGATCAAGCTGCTGAAAGAGAAGCGTCAGGCGGTGATCAGCCATGCCGTCACCAAAGGCCTAAACCCCAATGCCCCGATGAAAGATTCAGGTGTTGAGTGGTTGGGAGAAGTGCCAGAGCATTGGGACATCAAGAGGTTACGATTTGCTGGTTTATGCCAAAATGGTATTAACATTGGTGCTGAATATTTTGGAACAGGGTTTCCTTTTGTTAGCTACGGTGATGTTTATAACAACAAAACTCTCCCAAAGAGTGGCAGTGGGCTTGTTCAATCTAGTGAAGCTGATAGGAAAAACTACTCAGTGGTGTCTGGTGATATTTTCTTTACTAGAACATCCGAAACAATAGAAGAAATTGGTTTTTCTTCCGTCTGCTTTCATACAATTAAAGATGCTGTTTTCGCAGGTTTTTTAATTCGATTCAGACCATCGTATGGGAAATTGTACTCTGGTTTTTCTAAATATTATTTCCAAAACATCTCTTTGAGATCTTTCTTTGTTAAAGAGATGAATTTGGTTACCAGAGCCTCTCTAAGTCAGGACCTATTGAAGAAGATGACTATTCTTCTTCCTAGTGAATATGAACAGAAAGCTATCGCTCAATATTTAGATAAAAAGTGCGGTACGATAGATCTGTTGATCCAGAAGGCACTATTTTCAATTGAATTAGCGAAAGAACGCCGCACAGCCCTAATCTCCGCTGCTGTTACGGGTAAGATAGACGTTCGCAACTTTAAAGCAGGCGATACGCATGTGGCTTAG
- a CDS encoding type I restriction endonuclease subunit R, with translation MGKANESTFQNDIIKQLIANGWLLGQPSGYNRKLALYEEDLLGFVQETQPEQWQKYGKLYPQNPEQHFLERVASQLSKADPNAASKDLRTFGTLGVLRNELKDRGTRFRLCQFKPDHNLNPDTLVRYQKNRLRVVPELVYSPYATDEYLGETGQQAKKWRIDLVLFLNGLPIATLELKSEFKQAVNNAIKQYKLTRLPKDPVTNKPEPLLTFKRGALVHFAVSQYEVYMATKLEGENTFFLPFNKGTTEGAAGNDIPADPNEYATVYLWNEVLAPDNLLKILAKFVHLQVEDKEDWQGKKSKKETMIFPRYHQWDVVNKLVGDARDNGPGHKYLVQHSAGSGKSNSIAWTAHQLASLYDAKGDKRFHSVIVVTDRTVLDDQLQDTIYQFEHADGVVGRINNKEGQGSKSEKLASALENAQPIIIVTIQTFPFVLKAIENSVNLKARNYAVIADEAHSSQSGSTARQLKEVLMTDSTDQVDDELTSEDILDATISARKGSPNLSYFAFTATPKSKTLELFGRLPDPDLPASSTNKPKAYHVYSMRQAIEEGFILDVLKNYTSYKVAYNLAEKAREQDKEVDSKRAKVKLNQWVRLHDYNIAQKVQVIIEHFKTNVMGLLGGQAKAMVVTSSRKEAVRYKLAFDKYVTENKYKNITAMVAFSGDVEFNEDDPNATGLIGEKFTENTMNPALKERDMRKAFDSDDYQVMLVANKFQTGFDQPKLCAMYVDKKLGGVECVQTLSRLNRTYPGKAESGTFVLDFFNDPQDILDAFQPYYQTAELTDVSDPNLVYDLCEKLKAQGIFTWDEVEQFCTAFFVPNKSNAAISNICKPAVERWQKRYASAIDAYKQAKDIFERTKHTGDATLIANAENSFKECKQEKDTLEIFKKDLGSFVRFYEFMSQIVDYDDKELEKLSLFARHLRPLLREKVSEDDDIDLSNVTLSHYRLSKIRQQDLKLKEDAPDYTLDPNTDIGSAKAKDKKEEFLSVILKRLNELFITDNLTDDDMLNYLYTVADKVGENEKVMRQIKNNTPEQAFLGDFPQAVDEAVMDSSEAQRNQMMQILSSPQIANGFARAVLDILIKR, from the coding sequence ATGGGTAAAGCTAACGAGTCAACTTTTCAAAACGACATCATCAAACAGCTAATCGCTAACGGTTGGTTGCTCGGTCAACCATCGGGCTATAACCGTAAGCTGGCGCTGTATGAAGAGGATCTACTTGGTTTTGTACAGGAGACTCAGCCAGAGCAGTGGCAGAAATACGGCAAACTCTATCCTCAAAACCCTGAACAGCACTTTTTGGAGCGGGTGGCTTCCCAGCTATCTAAAGCTGACCCTAACGCGGCGAGCAAAGACCTACGCACCTTTGGCACGCTGGGTGTGCTGCGTAATGAGCTCAAAGATCGCGGTACACGCTTTCGTCTCTGTCAGTTTAAGCCTGACCATAATCTCAACCCTGATACCTTGGTACGTTACCAGAAGAACCGTCTGCGGGTGGTGCCTGAACTGGTGTATAGCCCTTATGCCACGGATGAATACTTGGGTGAAACAGGCCAACAAGCTAAAAAATGGCGCATCGATTTAGTGTTGTTTCTCAACGGCCTGCCTATCGCCACCCTTGAACTGAAATCTGAGTTTAAACAGGCGGTTAACAATGCGATTAAACAATACAAACTGACCCGTCTGCCGAAAGACCCAGTGACTAATAAACCTGAACCGCTGCTTACCTTTAAACGCGGCGCTTTGGTGCATTTTGCGGTAAGCCAATACGAAGTATATATGGCGACAAAACTGGAGGGGGAGAACACCTTCTTTCTGCCGTTCAACAAAGGCACTACCGAGGGTGCGGCGGGTAATGATATTCCTGCTGATCCGAATGAGTATGCCACGGTTTATCTGTGGAATGAGGTGCTGGCCCCCGATAATCTGCTGAAAATTCTGGCCAAGTTTGTTCATCTTCAGGTCGAAGATAAAGAGGACTGGCAGGGTAAGAAGAGCAAAAAAGAGACGATGATCTTCCCCCGTTATCATCAGTGGGATGTCGTCAACAAACTGGTCGGGGATGCTCGTGACAACGGCCCTGGCCATAAATACTTAGTGCAGCATAGTGCGGGCTCGGGCAAATCAAACTCTATCGCCTGGACCGCGCATCAACTCGCCTCGCTGTATGATGCGAAGGGTGATAAACGCTTTCATTCGGTGATTGTTGTCACCGACCGTACTGTGCTCGATGATCAGCTACAGGACACCATCTATCAGTTTGAGCATGCGGATGGTGTCGTCGGGCGAATTAATAACAAAGAGGGACAGGGGTCTAAATCAGAAAAACTGGCCAGCGCGTTGGAAAATGCTCAGCCTATTATTATCGTGACTATTCAGACCTTTCCCTTTGTGCTTAAAGCAATTGAGAACAGCGTCAACCTGAAAGCGCGTAACTATGCAGTTATTGCCGATGAAGCCCACTCATCCCAGTCGGGTTCGACGGCGCGTCAGCTGAAAGAAGTGTTGATGACCGACTCGACAGATCAGGTTGACGATGAGTTAACATCAGAAGATATTTTGGATGCTACCATTAGCGCCCGAAAAGGTTCACCAAACCTGAGCTATTTCGCCTTTACCGCCACGCCTAAATCGAAAACCTTGGAACTGTTTGGCCGCTTACCTGATCCTGACTTGCCTGCTTCATCCACCAATAAGCCTAAGGCTTATCATGTTTACAGTATGCGCCAAGCGATTGAGGAAGGCTTTATCCTCGATGTGCTGAAAAACTACACCAGTTACAAGGTGGCTTATAACCTTGCGGAAAAAGCCCGAGAACAAGACAAAGAGGTGGATAGCAAACGCGCCAAGGTCAAACTGAATCAATGGGTGCGGTTGCACGATTACAATATTGCGCAAAAGGTGCAGGTAATTATTGAGCACTTTAAAACCAATGTAATGGGCCTGCTGGGCGGGCAAGCTAAGGCGATGGTGGTGACCAGTTCCCGTAAAGAAGCGGTACGCTACAAGCTGGCCTTTGATAAGTATGTCACTGAGAACAAATACAAAAACATCACAGCGATGGTCGCGTTCTCAGGCGACGTAGAGTTTAACGAGGATGACCCTAACGCTACGGGGCTTATCGGTGAGAAGTTTACCGAAAACACTATGAATCCCGCGCTCAAAGAGCGTGATATGCGTAAGGCCTTTGATTCCGATGATTATCAGGTGATGTTGGTTGCCAATAAATTTCAGACAGGTTTTGACCAACCCAAGCTTTGCGCCATGTACGTGGACAAGAAGCTGGGCGGTGTCGAATGTGTGCAAACCTTGTCTCGTCTGAACCGAACTTATCCAGGCAAAGCCGAATCAGGCACCTTTGTGTTGGATTTCTTTAATGACCCTCAGGATATTCTTGACGCCTTTCAGCCCTATTATCAAACCGCTGAACTCACCGACGTTTCTGATCCCAATCTGGTTTATGACCTCTGTGAGAAGCTTAAAGCACAGGGGATTTTCACGTGGGATGAAGTCGAACAGTTCTGTACAGCCTTCTTCGTTCCGAATAAGAGCAATGCGGCCATCAGTAATATCTGTAAACCGGCCGTCGAACGCTGGCAGAAACGCTATGCTTCTGCCATTGACGCCTACAAGCAAGCCAAAGATATCTTTGAACGGACCAAACATACTGGAGATGCAACGCTGATCGCTAATGCCGAGAATAGCTTTAAAGAGTGCAAGCAGGAAAAAGATACATTAGAGATCTTTAAAAAAGATTTAGGCAGCTTTGTGCGCTTTTATGAGTTTATGTCTCAGATCGTCGATTATGACGATAAAGAGCTGGAAAAACTCAGCCTGTTTGCACGTCATTTACGGCCACTGTTGCGGGAAAAAGTCAGTGAAGATGATGATATCGATTTGAGTAACGTCACCCTAAGTCATTACCGCTTATCGAAGATTCGCCAGCAAGATCTGAAACTAAAAGAAGATGCGCCGGATTACACCCTCGACCCGAATACTGATATCGGTTCTGCGAAGGCTAAAGATAAAAAAGAAGAGTTCCTGTCTGTCATTCTAAAGCGTCTCAACGAGCTATTTATCACCGATAACTTAACTGACGACGATATGCTCAACTATCTTTATACCGTGGCCGATAAAGTAGGGGAGAACGAGAAGGTTATGCGCCAAATTAAAAACAATACACCTGAACAAGCCTTCTTAGGTGACTTCCCTCAAGCTGTTGATGAGGCGGTAATGGATAGCTCGGAAGCGCAAAGAAACCAGATGATGCAGATATTAAGCAGCCCACAGATAGCAAATGGTTTTGCTCGCGCAGTACTAGATATTTTAATTAAACGATAA
- a CDS encoding alpha-amylase, with protein MSKVSKTNATKANTNHRANTLNSNRGTSGNNQANAKANGNRGAQLNPNQKK; from the coding sequence ATGAGCAAAGTATCTAAAACAAACGCGACTAAAGCTAACACAAACCATAGAGCCAATACGCTAAATAGTAACCGCGGTACTTCTGGGAATAACCAAGCCAATGCTAAAGCTAACGGCAATCGTGGTGCACAGCTAAACCCCAATCAAAAAAAGTGA
- a CDS encoding DUF262 domain-containing protein: protein MNITAHIDNPTDVYVNKQTLAQLLQLNLILPPYQRLYCWGEPQVAALLGDIDSLLQDKGGEEAQYQVPLFLGTVILHQEGDVKLRNNLVDGQQRALTLSLLLIALHRYNNRLNNGINVYQLAGIAQPSLLNARFSHNQAQQQLALNFKQIEQHINNAAWTNNQEKLTQMLAGIECVVITIHSIDQAFAFFDSQNSSGKRLSEFDLLKARHLRGIVSHPSVGIGCSRIWEEYELLKLNSCHDYSVAYYLTEQLLGYTRQRQRGKPVDALQLDAEYPVSTQSITSSATQQHTPTVALSGPTNSPFCRDWLVKYDADKRDCFPFTFTHQLSVHGEQLSRDVKDVSLLPLQLNQPLIGGEQFFIFIAKYVALYKQLFAADINTQSATDNEEVVSMQERYLQLHRGLEARQGLGYPRLIQVWQSLVIFYVDRFGQDENLATFVQLSDQYVFSLRIAMARLSRLSVEKSLRSDELFLSFAQLATSSQAINLLRKLIEERSADKVLNERLIAGINGISANYIQLFYWHEDKNSDALRYPDNGLTRLLLEHKKGDSPNE from the coding sequence ATGAATATAACGGCCCATATAGATAATCCAACCGATGTTTATGTTAATAAGCAAACGTTGGCACAGTTACTCCAGCTTAATTTGATACTGCCTCCGTATCAGCGGCTTTACTGCTGGGGCGAGCCACAAGTGGCAGCACTGTTGGGGGATATTGATAGCTTATTGCAGGATAAAGGGGGAGAGGAGGCGCAGTATCAAGTGCCGCTCTTTTTAGGCACGGTGATTTTGCACCAAGAGGGTGACGTTAAATTGCGTAATAACTTAGTGGATGGCCAACAGCGGGCACTAACCCTGAGTTTATTGCTCATTGCGCTGCATCGTTATAACAACCGATTAAACAACGGCATTAATGTTTATCAGTTAGCGGGCATTGCGCAGCCTAGTTTATTAAACGCTAGGTTTAGCCACAATCAGGCGCAGCAGCAATTGGCACTAAATTTTAAACAGATAGAGCAGCATATTAACAATGCCGCTTGGACGAACAATCAAGAAAAGCTAACCCAGATGCTCGCAGGTATCGAATGCGTGGTGATCACGATTCACTCCATCGATCAGGCATTTGCTTTTTTTGATAGTCAAAACAGCTCAGGCAAACGTTTATCTGAGTTTGATCTACTTAAAGCGCGTCATCTGCGTGGCATCGTTTCTCACCCATCCGTAGGCATTGGTTGCTCCCGTATTTGGGAAGAGTATGAACTACTCAAACTTAACAGCTGTCATGACTATTCCGTCGCTTACTATTTGACCGAGCAATTATTGGGATACACACGCCAGCGGCAACGGGGCAAACCCGTGGATGCGCTACAACTAGACGCTGAATACCCTGTATCTACGCAATCGATCACGTCATCTGCAACGCAACAGCACACGCCGACAGTAGCCTTGTCTGGGCCGACTAACTCGCCTTTTTGTCGTGATTGGCTGGTTAAGTATGATGCGGATAAAAGAGACTGTTTTCCCTTTACATTTACCCATCAATTGTCGGTGCATGGGGAGCAACTTTCCCGTGATGTAAAGGATGTGAGCCTATTGCCTTTACAGTTAAATCAGCCATTGATTGGCGGTGAGCAGTTTTTCATTTTTATTGCCAAATATGTGGCGCTGTATAAGCAGTTATTTGCTGCTGATATCAATACTCAATCTGCAACTGACAACGAGGAAGTGGTTAGCATGCAAGAGCGTTATTTGCAGCTACATCGCGGGCTTGAAGCTAGGCAAGGTTTAGGCTATCCCCGTTTGATTCAAGTGTGGCAATCCTTAGTGATTTTTTATGTGGACCGATTTGGGCAGGATGAGAATTTAGCCACGTTTGTACAATTGAGCGATCAATATGTGTTTAGTTTACGCATCGCTATGGCTCGATTGTCTCGCCTTTCGGTTGAAAAGTCGTTACGCAGTGATGAACTGTTTTTAAGCTTTGCTCAATTAGCAACCTCGTCTCAAGCGATTAATTTGCTACGAAAACTTATTGAAGAACGATCGGCTGATAAGGTGTTAAATGAGCGTTTAATAGCCGGCATTAACGGCATAAGTGCAAACTACATTCAGCTGTTTTATTGGCATGAAGATAAAAACAGTGATGCACTTCGTTACCCTGATAACGGGTTAACCCGCTTATTGTTGGAACATAAAAAGGGGGATTCTCCGAATGAGTAA
- a CDS encoding type I restriction-modification system subunit M: protein MQNFSQTAAFIWSVADLLRGDFKQSQYGRVILPFTLLRRLECVLEADKQAVLSEYAKVKGMNLPEEAAEKMILRATEQKFYNTSPMSLDKLGETGIKDNLDNYVQCFSKDAREIFEYFKFEEFVGLLSDANLLYKVVQKFANTDLSPEAISNHEMGLVFEELIRRFAESSNETAGEHFTPRDIVRLTTSLVFMEDDDALTKDGIIRTIYDPTAGTGGFLSSGMEYVHELNANAVMRAFGQELNPESYAICKADMLIKGQDVSRIKLGNTLSNDQLYADKFDYMLSNPPFGVDWKKVEGDIKDEHTLKGYDGRFGPGLPRVSDGSLLFLMHLISKLRDTSINGSGVVEGGGRIGIILNGSPLFTGGAGSGESEIRRYILEADLLEAIIALPNDMFYNTGIATYVWVLSNKKSTERKGKVQLINAVNLCGKMRKSLGSKRNEMSTDDIRMITRCFGGFETIDHQSLDKPAEQKSSRGRQSASPKPEATKTFSSKIFDTTDFGYRRITIERPLRLSVQISDERLEALRFAPKPFNAPMQWIWLAYGGDWDETNYGQLSDVAIEIRAELKVSYPELKEKQIKDLLDSKLWLSQKALLDKGHELQAALGASMGSDRVIDQPCDDFNRFEDALKFAMKQAGIKLDAKEKKQLLDAISWKNPEAQPVIKKVIKEAAQPKYGAFSVTLKGKPAVVEYQPDGDLRDNENVPLDPSQLTETLIESYFEREVAPHVPDAWIDANKRDAKDEEIGIVGYEIPFNRHFYVYQPPRSLEEIDAELDQVSTEIMELLREVHS, encoded by the coding sequence ATGCAAAACTTCTCTCAAACAGCTGCATTTATCTGGTCTGTGGCTGATCTTCTTCGCGGTGATTTCAAACAAAGTCAGTATGGGCGGGTGATTCTGCCTTTCACCTTGTTACGTCGTTTGGAATGCGTACTTGAGGCCGATAAACAAGCGGTTTTGAGCGAATACGCGAAGGTGAAGGGCATGAACCTGCCTGAGGAAGCCGCTGAAAAAATGATTTTGCGCGCCACAGAGCAGAAGTTTTATAACACATCCCCCATGTCACTCGATAAGTTGGGTGAAACCGGTATTAAAGATAACCTCGATAACTATGTTCAATGCTTTTCTAAAGATGCCCGTGAGATCTTTGAGTATTTCAAGTTTGAAGAGTTTGTTGGCCTGCTGAGTGATGCCAACCTGCTATATAAAGTGGTGCAGAAGTTTGCCAATACCGATCTGAGTCCAGAAGCCATCTCTAACCATGAGATGGGGTTGGTGTTTGAAGAGCTGATCCGTCGGTTTGCAGAAAGCTCGAATGAAACCGCAGGGGAACACTTCACCCCACGGGATATCGTCCGTCTGACCACCTCGCTGGTGTTTATGGAGGATGATGACGCACTCACGAAAGACGGCATTATCCGCACCATTTATGACCCTACGGCGGGAACGGGCGGCTTCCTGTCGAGTGGTATGGAATATGTGCATGAGCTAAATGCCAATGCGGTGATGCGTGCCTTTGGGCAGGAGTTGAACCCCGAGTCTTACGCTATCTGTAAAGCGGATATGCTGATTAAAGGACAGGATGTTAGCCGCATTAAACTGGGTAACACGCTATCAAACGATCAACTCTACGCCGATAAGTTCGACTACATGCTGTCTAATCCGCCGTTTGGGGTGGATTGGAAAAAGGTTGAGGGTGATATTAAGGACGAGCATACCCTGAAGGGCTATGATGGCCGTTTTGGGCCGGGGCTGCCACGGGTGTCGGATGGCTCGCTGCTGTTTCTGATGCATCTGATCAGTAAGCTGCGCGATACCTCGATAAACGGATCAGGCGTTGTTGAGGGCGGGGGCCGTATCGGCATTATCCTCAACGGTTCGCCTTTGTTTACCGGTGGGGCGGGGAGTGGTGAGAGTGAGATTCGCCGTTATATTCTCGAAGCCGATCTACTGGAAGCGATTATCGCGTTGCCGAATGATATGTTCTACAACACAGGTATCGCTACTTATGTTTGGGTGCTGTCGAATAAGAAATCAACCGAGCGCAAAGGCAAAGTGCAGTTGATTAACGCCGTCAACCTCTGCGGTAAGATGCGTAAATCATTAGGCTCTAAACGTAATGAGATGAGCACTGACGATATCCGAATGATCACCCGCTGTTTCGGTGGTTTTGAAACCATCGACCATCAATCGCTAGATAAGCCTGCTGAACAAAAAAGCAGTCGAGGCCGTCAGTCGGCTAGTCCGAAACCAGAAGCTACAAAAACCTTCTCCAGCAAAATATTCGATACCACTGACTTCGGCTATAGGCGCATTACCATCGAGCGCCCATTGCGGTTATCAGTACAGATCAGTGATGAACGCTTGGAAGCACTGCGTTTTGCCCCCAAACCCTTTAATGCACCGATGCAGTGGATCTGGCTGGCCTATGGTGGCGACTGGGATGAGACGAATTACGGCCAGCTTTCCGACGTTGCGATCGAGATCAGAGCCGAACTCAAGGTCAGCTACCCTGAACTCAAAGAGAAGCAGATTAAAGACCTACTGGATAGCAAACTCTGGTTGAGCCAAAAAGCATTGCTAGATAAAGGCCATGAGCTACAGGCAGCACTGGGTGCATCAATGGGGTCAGACAGGGTTATTGATCAGCCCTGCGATGACTTTAATCGGTTTGAAGACGCGCTAAAATTCGCCATGAAACAGGCGGGCATCAAGCTGGATGCTAAAGAGAAGAAGCAACTGCTGGATGCGATTAGTTGGAAGAACCCTGAAGCGCAGCCTGTTATCAAGAAAGTTATTAAAGAAGCGGCTCAACCCAAATATGGTGCATTCTCCGTTACTCTGAAAGGGAAACCCGCGGTTGTGGAATACCAGCCTGATGGGGACTTACGGGATAACGAAAATGTACCGCTCGATCCTTCACAACTCACCGAAACCCTGATCGAAAGCTACTTCGAGCGTGAAGTGGCCCCCCATGTGCCTGATGCGTGGATCGATGCTAATAAGCGCGACGCCAAAGATGAAGAGATCGGTATTGTCGGCTATGAAATCCCCTTTAATCGCCATTTCTATGTCTATCAGCCACCGCGTAGCTTGGAAGAGATTGATGCGGAGTTGGATCAGGTGAGTACAGAGATTATGGAGCTATTGCGGGAGGTTCATTCGTGA
- a CDS encoding DUF262 domain-containing protein, which yields MSNLVTEQPASLTTAKFSPKLMVSGHGYLAADLSDIPFLIPIYQRLYSWETEHVQGLLDDLWDAFRYGVPLHQQKEYFIGALVVTRETVEGQVLLELIDGQQRLTTLWLLASVLVTKPELDPERRSQWQQFIALAQQSRLVFSGREADIKAFNAFIQDVGQDKEGRYSANNQQWLSNTAMINARTVIANFFSARANDWNHDRLQAFSDYIWAKATFVITQLDTHTDKERFFDTMNSRGIQLEKHEILKALMLTGLNDDERVAYARVWDLCADIHGYLPGELQAALKFGFAPLHNMEKNDLFAAFKRVEVADNRDALSRDLSLEAILAPEFSLPEVVDTQQTAPPAYKSPVSFPVFLLHVLSIFLKEHSDLPVKQQTVSLDGKKLIETFKPMFEDSDKSLRVAFIECLLRCRLLLDNFIIKGHADTANTYTDWQISSRLADPLRKSRTKFTGQAWASIRMLQSMMHFSPMNGGQRTTWLSPVLSGLIAQQDAPDTDAFAKSFLATLQLHDKAYANAILNGQSLSSALGAGEGKALGTQVHHYWFYKLEYCLWRLWYNPSANDKRTLCPKPSNLSAPQLTFRMRSVNSVEHISPQSQNNGEVDAAMLDRFGNLALISVSENSTYSDADPLTKRGVFVSHLKKGFIQSLKLAHIFSTFETDSSDWTNEAMAQHEQTMLDVLAAFHDEG from the coding sequence ATGAGTAACCTCGTCACTGAGCAGCCTGCTTCGCTTACAACAGCTAAATTCAGCCCTAAGCTTATGGTGAGTGGGCATGGTTATCTAGCGGCTGATCTATCGGATATACCTTTTTTGATTCCTATCTATCAGCGTTTATATAGTTGGGAAACTGAGCACGTACAGGGCTTGTTGGATGATTTATGGGATGCCTTTCGATACGGTGTGCCTCTGCATCAACAAAAAGAGTATTTTATAGGTGCCTTAGTCGTCACCCGTGAGACGGTTGAAGGGCAAGTGCTGTTAGAACTGATTGATGGCCAACAACGCTTAACAACATTATGGCTGTTGGCATCGGTGCTGGTCACTAAACCTGAACTCGATCCGGAAAGGCGCTCACAATGGCAGCAATTTATTGCCTTGGCTCAGCAGTCCCGATTAGTATTTTCTGGGCGAGAAGCGGATATAAAAGCGTTTAACGCCTTCATACAAGATGTTGGGCAAGATAAGGAAGGGCGTTATAGCGCCAATAATCAACAGTGGTTAAGCAACACGGCTATGATTAATGCCCGCACTGTGATTGCTAATTTTTTCTCTGCTAGAGCTAACGACTGGAACCATGACAGGTTACAAGCCTTTAGTGATTATATTTGGGCGAAGGCGACCTTTGTTATTACGCAGCTTGATACTCATACGGATAAGGAGCGCTTTTTCGATACCATGAATAGCCGGGGAATCCAGCTAGAAAAACATGAAATATTGAAGGCGCTAATGCTGACCGGTTTAAATGATGACGAACGCGTCGCTTACGCACGGGTGTGGGATTTATGTGCAGATATTCATGGTTACTTACCCGGCGAACTACAAGCTGCATTGAAGTTTGGCTTTGCTCCGCTACATAACATGGAAAAAAACGACCTGTTTGCAGCGTTTAAAAGAGTAGAAGTTGCGGACAATAGGGATGCGCTCTCGAGGGATTTGAGTTTAGAGGCTATTTTAGCTCCTGAGTTTTCATTACCGGAGGTGGTTGATACGCAACAAACTGCGCCCCCTGCGTATAAAAGTCCCGTGTCTTTTCCTGTTTTTTTATTGCATGTATTGAGTATTTTCCTTAAAGAACATTCAGACTTGCCGGTTAAACAGCAAACAGTTTCGCTTGACGGTAAAAAGCTAATCGAGACATTTAAACCCATGTTTGAAGACAGTGATAAAAGCCTACGGGTGGCTTTTATCGAGTGTTTACTGAGATGCAGGCTACTGCTGGATAACTTTATTATTAAAGGTCATGCGGATACTGCTAATACCTATACTGATTGGCAAATTTCGTCACGGTTAGCAGACCCCCTTAGAAAGTCGCGGACTAAGTTTACCGGACAGGCATGGGCATCTATTCGGATGTTGCAATCGATGATGCACTTTAGTCCGATGAATGGCGGCCAACGGACAACATGGCTATCCCCTGTACTCAGCGGGTTGATCGCTCAACAAGATGCGCCCGATACTGATGCATTTGCGAAGAGCTTTTTAGCGACCTTACAGCTGCATGATAAGGCCTATGCCAACGCCATATTAAATGGTCAATCCTTAAGCAGTGCATTAGGGGCAGGTGAGGGGAAAGCGTTGGGAACTCAGGTTCATCATTATTGGTTTTATAAGTTAGAATACTGCTTATGGCGGCTATGGTATAACCCATCCGCAAACGATAAGAGGACTCTCTGCCCTAAACCGAGCAACCTTTCAGCTCCGCAATTGACCTTTCGTATGCGCTCGGTAAATTCGGTTGAACATATTAGTCCGCAAAGCCAGAATAATGGCGAAGTTGATGCGGCTATGCTTGATCGCTTTGGCAATCTTGCTTTAATTTCGGTCAGCGAAAACTCAACCTATAGTGATGCCGATCCTCTAACCAAAAGAGGGGTTTTTGTGTCTCACCTGAAAAAGGGGTTTATTCAATCATTAAAGTTAGCGCATATTTTTTCTACATTTGAGACTGATTCATCCGATTGGACAAATGAAGCTATGGCGCAACATGAACAAACGATGCTCGATGTATTAGCCGCTTTTCATGACGAAGGTTAG